The DNA segment agatcacttccacaattcaTGATTATGGAACAATGCAGTTCTGCTGGAAGAGACCTGGGCCTAGCACTCCAGATTTTTATCACTCTGAGAGGTGCAGTTTGCTTCTTCCTCACAGTGGCCTACGTCCACTTGTCTGAAGTTAGTGTAAACCATCCCCTACCTTCCTCCATCAACTGTTGCCTACTGATTAATGGAATGTCTGGACTGCAGGACTTGGACATAACGGCACAAGGCAATGATGCagtttgtcatgaacaggtAGTGCCAGATGAAATGTGAAGTAGAAGGTTCCCACAGCACCCTGCAGAAGACCTCTCATCATGTAATCTAGAGCATGCCACAGAAGGTAGTGCTAATAGGGGCCATTCACTGTTTCTGCGAATTTGCCATTTTGAGAACTCTATAGTTGTATTGCTCTGCAGACTTGAGTTAAATGTATTAATGTTGACTTTCCCAAACCATGGTAAAAAAAGACTACTATGCTTTGAATTCTGGTGGTgatcaaatgaagaaaaactctTTTTTGGCCAAAACTAATGTAATGACTAACTTGGTTGGGAAACTTCTGTAGAAAATCAATGAAACAGAGAATGAATATTAAGAAAGGTAACTGGCTACCAAGGTTTGGTTTAATTCCAGCAAACAGAGATGCAAAGAAAAGTGCAGCTTAAGGGTCTATAAGTCTATAATAGTGaaagaattaattctttctACTTCAAGATTAACCAGtttccagggaaaggagaatgTCTGAGCTAATACCATTTGCAAGGATGTAGAGATATAATggtataaaaaggaaaatacttttgttaATTTCTAGAGATTGGTACCATGTGTTTTAACTTGCcaatatttatgcatttttttgccAATGGTTTCAGAGCCATGTTGGTACATTTTAGATATACTGCaccctctttttaaaaagaacaatttgCTCTCAAAATATTCTGTAAGAAACAGAACAATCAGACAACCACCTGTGGATATGAAAATGGCATATGCAGTATCTGAACAGAAGTTCTGCTAAGAAATTTGGACAGCAAAAATACTATCAAACCTGATGTTTGAATATGTTATTGCAGTTTTTTGCTAGTATGACTGTCCTGAATTCACTGCTGTTGTATCGCTGCCAGCAGGCAAAAGGGCACAAGTGAATCATATCCCTCATTTCTTCATCAGGCTTACTGATGAGTACTATAACAattcttgaaaaagaaacaggagggaAATGTTATACAGAGTCttcctaaatttaaaaaaaaaataaatttaatgcTTATTTAAATTCCATCTGCAAACTACAGTTTTGAGACATCTCTATATGTCTTTCTATCTAATGGTCAAAATGGAAACTAACTAGTATGTCATTTATCACTACATTTTACTAACAGcacaagaacaagaaaaacttATGATGAACCTCTATTAAGTTCTTTTTTGTGCCCTGTTGAAAGTTGCCATATGATTCTTTGAAGTGTTGGTAGGGCATGTGCTAGTATGTACTGGACCGTTTCAACCACTCATCTAAAAATCTAACATAGACAGTCCTATAGGAGCTTCTGTCAGCTACTGATGGTATTTCTTTCTACCAGGCCCTTAATTGCTGTATTTCTGTGCTGTACTTTTAACAGTAATAACACTGCTTAGCTAGAAAGAGGATGTCCTCCACACAACTTAGCATTCTGCAGTCTTTGGCTTGTTTAGTCAGGGCATATCTGCACTAGAAAGTTCCATTAAGAGCATTTATCCTAGCTCACAGGTACCGACAATGACTTTTCCAGAAGTACAAGCAAGACTGGCTGCCTTTGCTACTTAAATAAAACCCCACTGCAAGAGGCTGTGTCAGTACAAAACTTCTGTGTTTGTTATAAAGACATGATTCTTCAGTATCTGCAAATGTTCAAAGACTACAGCAATGGCTGTACAGTAGTAAAATGAGGAAACTCAGAACTGACTGAAACAGGCTTGGACAAAAAGACATAAGCTAGTGCAGGAAAAGGCACTGCTGGGCAGctgaacagtaaaaataaaatcagttggTAGCACTGGATCATACTACAAATCTTGGGCAGCGGTAGTGTCAGAAAGCCATATTCCAAAGTTGACCATCCCTATGGATTTATTTGAGAAATAAATGATGATTGTGCTGTGGGAGTTATTAATTGCTAGAAAGCAATCTGTTTAATACTGGAAAGGTGAGAGAGCTGCTATCATTCAGGTATGCAaggttattttcttctgcacaaGTTTAAGACTGGACCATGTGGAGGAGGGAATACAGGGATTAGAGACAATGGATTTCCTGAAATGTAATTACGCTTCAGATGGAATATACATGTTGTGTttctgtcatcctttcctggcttcttaagacacaaaaagaaagggatgaaTGTGTTTACAAGAGCTGGAAGATCACTTACACTGATGTTACCACAGGGAGGCCAGGAGAGGCACAGGATGCTCACTTCTTTAAGAGCACTTTAAGAGGACTTTTGCAAACAGCAAGAAGGGATACTTTTTCTTCACTGGTAAATTCACATTGGTGAGTGGTAGCAATATCAGTTGTAAGTCTTGGGAACCCTCTGCCTAGGCTCTAGGATGGCTGctgggaaaaggggaggaacAACTTTGGTTGCTTTGCTTCCTTATCTTCCATAATACTGTGTTTCCTGGAAGCTGAGTTAATAGATAAGCACATTTCCTATGGACTCCCCAATCTTTTAGCTTTTTTCTAAGTCttccctgttttgtttcttttccttcctggtCAAGTCAGTTTTTTAGCCAATGTGGGAGATTCCCAGCCAAGGCCACTGATAAACTGGACAAACTGGCATTGTTTGgggcaaacaaaaaaatggtaAAGGAGTGGaaaaatgcaggagaaaaatcCCTGAAATGTTACCAGGAAGATGTACATATATAGAGACACAGATCTGCTGTGGGACAAATCTGCTTCAGGTATTTCTACCTTCACAATGGTCGAGTAATTCCAAGCAATTTACATAtagaaaaggtattttccaAGGCTTACATTTATGCAATGTATACTTCAGACTCCCCCAGTAACAGGATATTGCTAAACTTATAAACAGGCTGTAGCAATTCTGACTGGAATCTTAGCCGTAAACTTGCTAAATGCTTGGGCCTCATTCTTCTTTACTCTGGGGGAAAAGTATCCTATTCTTGTGGGAGAACCAAGGCATGGAAGACCTTCCTCAAAGTGTGTGTGCAAGAAAAGTTTAGCAATACTTTCTCCAAAAAACTTTAGGATTGTGCTAGCAGACAAAAGGAATGTCTACAAAAAGATCAGCTTCCTACTACACAAATGGCAGATTTGCACTGATTGTTGCTAACAAACATAAAGCTCAGCTTTCAAAGCCAGCCTGCTCTGTCCATTACCACTTTGCGTGATGTGCTTTGGACTTGAACTCTTagactggaaaacaaaagcagcagccatTTATACTTACATTATGTATTTACAGTTTAACTTCCTTCAGAAGACTGAAGGACACAGTGCAGCACTACTTGCAGACAACATTCTCCATTTCCATGTATTTTACATGAACACTCAAGGACTGGTTTCaataaatgtctttttctgtttgcagtgtGTTGGTTTAGGTTAGTTATTATGCCTGCTCtgataaaatacaaattcttttatatttcttgCCCATGTCTACCATTGTTCCTTATCCAAATATGtttagaagataaaaagaaggaagtggTGTTTAAGAAAACCGATGTATTAGTTTATCAGCCACAGCTTCTTCCCTGTTTCTTTCCTCAGTAAGCTCCAACTTTGGGTCATGTTAAGATGCCTGCAAAATTTCATGTTAAATTTCCATCATCTAGGATCTCCTACTGAGCAAACTCTTCATCACTGTCTCATTCTGTGGCTCCTCCATCTGGATGTTATGAGTGTTTCTCTCTCAATCATGGTGAAGTAATCAGATATTTTTGTACAGTGGTCAGCTCTGTACTGCAGCAACTCCCAAGTTTTCTGCTGGTCTCTTAGCTCCTGGTAGGGCTGACCACATCCATACCGTGAGGGAGTGAGCAGAGCCTGCACTGCTTCTCCTCTCAAAGTCCTTTTCCCTTGATCAAGCAGCCTGGAATTTTTGGGGCTGCTGACACCTGTGTTGTGAAACCAGGCTCAGTAAGGTGGAGGCATCTCCAAAATAATTGGGGATATCAAAGACAGCAATGATTTCTGAGCAAAAACATTCACAACCAGCATTTCTTTACAGTATTAGGAAGACTGTGGTGGAGGTCTGTTTGAGCCACTGTAGGTAGGGGTGATGCTGCTCAGGGCTTGTACTACTGGAACAGTCTATACTGTATATGTTAAAAATTTGTTAATCCTAAACTCAGATTTTCCTAGTAGGACTCAAGACTGAGTATGTTTTAGCAGTAAAACTCTTTAGAAGAGGCCAGACTCTTATTTTGATGAAACTGTTTACTATGATAAGCAAGCAATACTATGTTGTTCTCAGTGGAAAGTGCTGAGGTAAGAAACTGTCTGAGTGTGCTGACTGACTGATTCTTCACCTGTCAGATGCAAAACAAGTTCAGCAATTATTGTGGCAAATCAGCTGAGATTCAGGACTAAAGCTAGAGACATACTGCTCTTcccagacaaaaaaaccccagcactgAGATGTTGGGCTAATAGGTCCACTTTGTCCCCCTGACTTAGAGAAGATTGAGAAAATTAAGTTCAAATTCACTTCAACATATTGTACTtcagtagaagaaaaatataaaagacaGTAAGTATTATGATGTTTTATCAGTTCTACTTGCATACTGGGTACAGTGAAGCTTGTGCAGAAATGCAGACTCCTTTTACTTTAGTGAGAGATCACTGGAAGTCTGTTTTCTGATTGAATAAAGCAAGAGGACTTTTTTGAAGGACAAGTAACTAAATAAAGAACAACTTACTTACATCCTGAGAAGTAATAAATGACAAAGTACCTTTAATCATCATtaactgaaaggaaatttttattAGTTCAATATTTTTTGTGactaaaaattacaaattatcATAATTAATTACCACTACCAGTTCTCTTCAGCATGTAATGCAGTATCAACTGTAACATACCTCCAGAGCAAACAACTTGTTCCCAATCAAATTCCTCAAAATACTGACAGATTATTCATTAAAGTTCGTAATTATTTAGATTTGGAACTATTTGACTTTATTTACAGGGGAAATAACTGCAGTAAATATGACACAATAAAAAATGACCTTATAGACACATCAGTTTGTCCAAATTTATCTAATTTGAATTTAGCAAGAAATTCTAACAATGGAAAAGGAATAGATTAGTGCTCATTTGGTCTTAGCTATGTTGGTTATTTAAGACCAAGAAGTGTAAAACGTAAATTCCTGTTCTAACACTCATGAAATGCTTAACGTGCCTTCATGGTAATATATCTGCTGAGTAAGGCTatgtttttttattaacttaGCAGAgcgagggaaaaaaaaagttctcatcatattgcaaagtgcttttgttcatcatcatcaccaccatAATCATCATAAGAATTCTTATAAACAGCAAAACCCGcttatttaaaaagtaacacACCTGAATAAAACTGAACTCTCTCCAGTTTAAGGCATTGTTTACTGAAGGGATGGAAGTTACTGCCAGTAAAGAAAGCAATCCAAGGCTCATTATTCCAAAGGAGATATACATTTCAATTCGCCACACTTCTTCCTCATTCCAAGAATTTTCAACATTGGCGTGAACCTgatgaaagagcagaaaggaagcaCTTTATTctacagaatattaaaaataccaacAGAAGTTATTTTGCTGAGTAAAAGTCTACAGTCACAGGACAACTATAAAACGGGGTCAAATATTTCAGAGGTTTCCTCATGTCTTGGAGAAAACCAACTATTTCCTTACTGCTGGTATTGGCTCTGGTTAgattaaaaatatgttaaacATGGAAACTTAGATGagttgttaaaataaaatgtaacattaTATACTATTCATAACAATTACGTTATAAAAACAGATAGATCTGTGCATTCCTGTACACTGTATAAAAGTAGCCATGTTCTTCAGACCCTGGAAACTTAAATTCTATAACATAAACTGGGTAAACCTGCAACTTGGTTTTAGTTTGTACATTTAGAAATAGTTTAGCATCATTTCCTGTTTTTTGCTTCAGCTCCCTATGCTGAGTCCAAGTTATTTTGCCTCTTTCACTGCTGACATCAGATACATCCAAAATTGGTCTCTTTGGAGAGctttaccagaaaaaaaaataactcagGTCCTTAACAATTAAGAAGCCTGGATATTCAattattttcccacttccaGGTAAACTATTGTGATATGGCATGTTTTGAAAGAGGTTCACTAGGAATGTTAGCAAGTGAGAGTTTTACAATATTATTAAAACCAAGATAATTTCTTAGTAAAAGTATCAGTGGGTCCTTTACTAAGTGTGAACAATTACAGTTTCTTCCTGCCTTTTACAGTTTTGctcttcctgcctttctcttAAGTTCAATTTTTCATGCTAACCTTTTTAGAATTTGTGGACCCAATGCCTGTTACTTTGTTCCATTTGATTTGATTCCttagtttgcttttctttctgttccatCACACCTCTCTTTCCTGCAGATTTTATGTGCTGAATGACAATGCCTCTTTTCTGgcaatgctgcttttctgccacTTTAAAGGTGACAATAAGCTACCACACTGACAGACAGAAGCATCAGACCCTCTTCTAAAGGATGACAGATTTGTCAGAGATTGTTTCAGGGTTATGCAAGATCAATTGCTCCTGGGAACTGAGTCAATCTCTATTGTCTGTAATAGATGATGTTTGcagaatttttaatgaataaaatatttttaccactGGTCCAAAATGTTACAAAGTAACAGCATTTTCAATTTGTAAAAACAGATTCATCCGCAAGCATTATTACAGTATCTACCCTTATACTTTTCACACTTTTAAACACACAATATACATACTTCACCCATATGTTGTCTCTCTATGTATATAGGAACATACCTCAGAAGTTTCCTGCTGTTGCTCCTGTCCTGTCTATCCTGCATTCTCCTTGTGTACATTACTATCAATCATGGATTCAAGTAGGACACATCCTTGATTCCCCCTATCGCACAAACATGACTGCAGCTTGACCCACGAGGTGAGCACAATGCACAGATGTTTCTTTTAGTCTCCCTTCTTATTCAGCACTAGCTAAGCATAAGATAACCCATAACATtctctgctgaaaacagtgGAACAGATTAAGAAAACATATATATTGTATTCATGAGCCATACACATACAGCCAAGGCATTTTTAACTCACTGAACTTAAGATTGACTTACCTGTTGATATGCCATATTGAGGAACAAGTATCGCTCCGATCTCCTCATAGGTAAGCAGAGGCTATATGCCACATGCactgttgcaaagaaaaaactgaGCAGTCCAAGCTGCTTTCGACACTGGAGCCAGTTGTCCAGCCAAGGTGGAAATCGCCTATACTTAGTACCATAGTAAAGCTGGTAAGCAGCTGCAATAAGTCCTGATAAATACACTAGAGAAAGTAAAGTGATAGCAACAATTGGTAGAGTCTTGTTCACGATCTCAATGGGGATCTTGTAAAAGTCACTCTGCTGATTTCTCACATATGGATGGATTACATCTCTGATGAAggaataaatgaagaaaaacgTTGCCAGGCTAATGGCAATCACTACAGGCCCTTTCCACAGTGTGAACAGTCGCAGAGGTAAGTTTTCAATCTCCCTTGAAGATGACAATGCCCCCAAATCAATAGGAATAAAACTGAGCTGACGGGCAAGCTCAATAACTTGATGGCGAGCCTGAACATTGTTACTGCATATATAGACCTGTTGGGAAAGTCAAGTGAATTGTCTGCAGTCAGAGAAAGAGACTcaatggttaaaaataaaaaaccaccaccacaaaaacCCCTTAAGGGCCTCCAGGTCAAAACCACTACTGCTAAAACTGTACAGTGTTATTCCAGCTTATAACACCAAGATGAGAATGAAATCACACACAAATGCAGCCGAAATGACAATATGCACACTGATTTAGCAACAGaataaccaaaacaaaattGGCTTTTTCTTGGGAGTTAATAATGAGTTGGCTGTGGGATGCCCTGGTAATCTGCATACTGAAACCTCCCACAGTGAAATGTCTGCAGGACTGGATTGAACTTGAAACAATGgctaaaagcatttcagaaaatcaCGAGTCTCTCAAAAATACAGGAATCTTGAATGATGACTGTAGTAtaaacagaatgaaaagcagagaaCTGTGTAATCTCTCCATGTATAACAATTTTACCTTAATTTCACAATCCAGATTTCTGCAAAAATTGAATGTttaacagaaaagacaaaaactaGCAGATAAATAAGAACTCCTTTGAAAGACCAGTTATTCCATAGTGGAGGAAATGCACTGCTACAAAGTACTTTAAAGTTCCTTTAAAATTTACAATGGGCCATAGTTTGCCAAACACTGTTTGCTGATCATCTGCATTAGAGTAAACATGATCTGTTTTGACAGAGTTAATTACTTATAGTGCAGTGGTATTCTGAAAGGGGGTAAAAATAATACGGtaaggttatttttaaaattctgctaaTTCTGTATCAATTGCATTCCATTTAAAATCTACCTGAAGTGTCAAAAAACTCAATTTAGTCTCCAGTGTTCACGTTACACAAGTCATTTCTCATGTATTTCTCAGAGTTCATAAAGCCATGAAGGACTGGGTTCTTGCATAGGCTTAAATCCTTTGTATCACTTCAGCAAAGCATGAAAAACATAAAGCTGCCTTTTCTATACGCAGGATGGATTTGGGGAACATACTGGAAAGGAATTTGAACATGATGTTCCCAAGCAGTCCTGGATAAAATGAATGATCACTTAGAAACATATGTGCctccttctgtttcttcataTTTATGATCTTAGGGCATTTTAAAAGCTAGATAATTTATTTCGTTCTTTCATTCACTGTTACGTtgaatgcaaacatttttagaaCAGCTGACTCCTGAGCCCTGGGATCAGGACCTCAGATTTCTGTGCATCTCTTTCAATAGTTCACCCCATCTAAACCAATACTAAAACTAAAATATACTGGGAAAGACTGCCTCTATCCTTGTATAGAGCACAACGATAAAAATTAACGTATTTCCTACAGAAGACATTAATACCCAACTCTTCTCCTCTGTCTGTAGTCATCTAAAGGTCAGCTGTCTAGTCTAAGCTAGTATCCACATGTCCTCTACAATCTTTAAAGATAAACAGGCACCCCAGGGGACAATTTGGATGCAATGAGATCCCATACAGTGGGACAAACTAGACTCCGGAAGTTTTTTAACTTAAACTAAAGGCCCAACATTTTAGGTACGTTATGTCAGGCAGGATGAATCCCATGAGTTCTGGCTGCTTACATTCAGTTCCTGTCATTTTCATCTtacaaaaaagttaaattaataCAAATATAACATTTACCTGTCTGCTGGCATCCTTTGGTCCTAACTGCAGTGACCAAGCTGAAACGACATTGAATCCTTTGACAATCAGGGAATCTGGGAAAAGCGATGCCAAATACTCTGCATTGGAGTCCGGATATTGGTCTACTCTTGTATTATTGCTGACATCAATCAGAATTTTACCAGTGAGTAAATGTTTGAGGTCCCACAAAGAGGCGTAATGTTCTCTGTGTATGGCTACAaaaattatgtttgtttttgttactgcatcTTCATGGTGAGTGACATCAACCACATGGGGAAAGAACTCAGCAGCAAGTTTAGGGTTTCTGCTTCCTACAACCACGTGGTACCCGCATCTGATAAGTCTAATCGTCAATGACTTAGCAAAGTCTCCACTTCCAATGATGCCTATTGTGATCTTACTGGCATCCTTGATGCCATTGGCAACATTTGGTAGAAAAGTTTCATTGAGGTTCTTAGGACTTCCCATCATAGAGATTGATTCCATACTTCCAAGACACCAGACCTACAATGatttctttgggggggggagggaagagaaaaaagagaaaacaacagaaggaaaaatgcagcATCATACAATTTTAGGAGACATCAGAATCTATAAACACCTCTGGGAGCAAAATCTGTGGTTCTAAGTttcttgttatattttctccttaataaagTATGTGCTAATCAATGTTGTCTTGCAATGAGTCACTAATACAAGGAGAAACATAAAATACTTCAATAATACAGTTACAGAattaaatgataattttttccatcttctcctATTCCCTATCTTCCACTGCCCTGGAATACTGGACCACAAGATAAGCTTGTGCTCCTGAAACTAATGGTCAATGGAATAATGAGAAGAAACATGTAAGAAAAACTGGGTAATTACGGAAAATATCAGAAGGTAGAGATAGCTGGCCTGTGGCTGGCATAAGGACAGTGAGTTCATGGAAGCTGAATGCCATTAAAAGCTTAGGCAGGTTATTACCGTGGTATCCTATATTGGCCAGGAAGGAAGGGATGCAAAAGTCTCAAAGCTGCAAATGTCATGGCTAGCACCATGACAGACATCCGACACACTCACCTGTCAGTGTGGGAAATGGATTCATGACCACATGGATCCAATGGCAAAGACAACAAGGGAAATTTGTCAAGACTTATTAATGAAATCACTAATGACACTGCTAGGTCAGACTGCTAGGTCTGGCCATGGATGTATAAGGATTAACTGCGGGTGCAAGGGTAAAGGATTCACGGCCATGGGTCACAGATATGCTTTACAGAATTTTCTGACCAGGCAGAGAAGATAAATCCTGGAGACAAATACATGGGACAGCATTCCACAACAGGAAGAGATAGATTTCatgcaataataaaaggaaagagagtTTTAGGACTCAAATTCAGTGCAGTAAGGGAAGCTTTGAAGAAGAACAGGGGCTAAGGCTCAcggaaaattaaaagaaatattgctaTAGCTTTGGAGAGAAGAGGTCACAGAACTGCAGTAAAACTgtaacaaagacaaaaagacataaaaacccaacaaaacaagcCCCAGGAGGGAAGTCTTCACATAAAACCACAGTTATGACCAAAGTGGTTCTGCACTGTAGAACAACGAGttctgaaaatgaaggaagcaatgaggaaaggcagGCTAAGAAGGAGCAAAGAGAAACCATGAGGTTGCTGTCTTGGGAGCAATCAACAACAGACCACACAGAAAGGAGGAGCTGAATGAACCTCTTCCTGAGCCACCATCCAAGAGCTGATATGATGGTAACTAATCAGAAGTGGGGGACCTTACCCAGCCATCAGCTAGGAATACAGGATGTGTGGTGAACAACCTCCCACAGTTAAAAGTAGCACTGTGTTTCAGAAATTGGAGGAAGCCAGTACAAGAATGGAcacttttcatttcagctttgACTAGAACGGAAGAACTCACTGAAACTGGACTGAGACTCTAACGACGGACAATATGTGAAAGTGACCATAAGATCAGTATTCTAAGAAAGATTCTAACAGTGATCTTTCTGGCAGAGGCAGCCCATATAGATTTTTATGCATGcactgaaaaaacatttctttcttaccACATGACCTGAAACGTATCTAACACATGACCAAAATACCAGTATTTCCTGTACCATGCTGGGCACACATCCAGGAACATAataaaaatagctgtattttgATCAGATGAGAGATATACATCAACTGGATATGACAGAACTTGTATGCTTTCACCATGTGATTACAGAGGCCCATTTCAGTTCATGCCACGTGACGTGAAGGTGTTGCAAAACTTTGCGATAGAAAGGGAACTGCCATGAGGAAATGGGCTACCAGTACCATTTAACCATACTGCAGCCTACTTTCAGTTTTTGTCCAAAGCATCCTTAGGAGAGTGGGCATCAAGGATTTGGACATGATGAATTATTCTGGCAAGCTGGGCCACTGGCCAAAGTTTCTCACTGCCTGTTCTAATGAAAGTAGAGTgtgaagaacagaataaaactAACAGACTTCATAAAAAACCATCAGGGAATAGGCAGACATGACTCTTGGGCAAATAATCTAAGAGATAGAAGAGATCAGAGAGCTGGCAGTTACTGAAAGGGACTATATTAAATGCACAATAGCAATTCAGAGGAAAGAGGGTGTGTAAGACTCTTATAACTGCATCAGGAGAGCTTTAATGACctgaaaaatcacacaaaaagtaaaaaaaaaaaaggggggggggagggtgtgcaTGGCTAAGGACAGTATAAAGAGACATATCAGAACAGCAACGGTGAAGGACATAAAGGATGACAAGTAAAGGTTCCATAAATACAATAAAAGACAGAAGGCAAAGTTTATAACttaggaggaaaaggaaaaaattatggGTGACGCAAAGTAGGACAAAGTGTTAAGTGTCTTCTTTATTCCAGCCCTCAGCAGAAAGGTTAACTGTGAAGAGATATTTAATGAAATTCCTTTTATGGGGAGACAGAAGGTGAGGtcaaagtggaaaaaagtaAGTTAAGTGTAAAGGATAAAGTTAAAGGTAAGATAAAGATTTTCAAGTCAGCAGACACTTATGAAATCCACCCTTGATGCTTAAAATGCTGATTGAAGTGACATCTTGAGAACTCAGAGAAGACAAGAGAAGCAGACTAGCACATACCGCTaaaagaagggaggaggaagactGAGGAAAGCAAAGACTTGTTAGCCTATCTTCAGCCTCTGGACAGATTTTACATCAAGTTACTGAGCAATCAATTTGTAAACAGATGGGAAGCAGATGATAAGAAGTAGCTAAGGCGGGTtgttcaggaacagactgcaaCAAAACCAACCTCCTTTTACAAAATACCTGGCTTCACAGATATAAAAAATAGTAGAAGTGACATAAACTTGACATTTGCCCTTAGATAAGCTAAGAAAACACTACAGAGCTACGTCAGCGAGAAGGTGACACAGATGTGAAAAACTGCTCTTGGAAAAATAACTACTGGAGACGAAAAACAAACAGAGAGCCGGGCAGTCACTGAATCTGCGACCACCCGCTCGGGCGGGAACTTACGGGGCGAGGGCTGAGGCGAGGGGCTGGCTGGACGCGGGGTGCAGGCCGGTGCCCCCTCGGCAGGCTAGCGGGCGGCTGCGCGATGCGGCTGTCCCCCCCAGAGGAGCTCGGCGGGGCCCAGGTCCTGGCCGGCATCTCCAGCTGCAACAACATCGCCCGTGACGAGAGCGGCGACCCTACCGCCTGGCCGGTCGCCGCCCCGGCCGCCTCCGCCCCATCCCCGGGCAAAGCGGGGGCAGCCGCTGCCAggcccggccgccgcggggcGGAGGCAGCCCGGGAGCCCCTCGCGGCTGCCGGGGGCCCGGGCCGcgctcagccccgctgcccgACCCGCTCCGGGGGGCCCCCGACACCGCCAGGCCCGCCGGAGCCTGCCCGGAGACGGGGGCAGCCGCGGCGGGAGTCCGCCGCCACAGCGATGGGCAGCGGGGAAACCCCCGCGGGGCGACGGCGGGCACGGCGGGCCTGAGGAGGCGCCCGGAGGGGATGGAGCCAcctcccgccccggccccggtgcCGCTCACCTCCTCCCGCCCGCCAGGAGGACCAGCGTCGCCGCTTCTCGTCCTCAGACTCCGGCCCTGCAgaggcgggcgggcaggcgggAAGGCGGCGCCTGTCTTGCCGCTGCGACCCGCCCCCTGCGGCCGCTCCACCGCCGACACCACCGCG comes from the Haliaeetus albicilla chromosome 2, bHalAlb1.1, whole genome shotgun sequence genome and includes:
- the STEAP2 gene encoding metalloreductase STEAP2 isoform X3 produces the protein MPARTWAPPSSSGGDSRIAQPPASLPRGHRPAPRVQPAPRLSPRPVWCLGSMESISMMGSPKNLNETFLPNVANGIKDASKITIGIIGSGDFAKSLTIRLIRCGYHVVVGSRNPKLAAEFFPHVVDVTHHEDAVTKTNIIFVAIHREHYASLWDLKHLLTGKILIDVSNNTRVDQYPDSNAEYLASLFPDSLIVKGFNVVSAWSLQLGPKDASRQVYICSNNVQARHQVIELARQLSFIPIDLGALSSSREIENLPLRLFTLWKGPVVIAISLATFFFIYSFIRDVIHPYVRNQQSDFYKIPIEIVNKTLPIVAITLLSLVYLSGLIAAAYQLYYGTKYRRFPPWLDNWLQCRKQLGLLSFFFATVHVAYSLCLPMRRSERYLFLNMAYQQVHANVENSWNEEEVWRIEMYISFGIMSLGLLSLLAVTSIPSVNNALNWREFSFIQSTLGYVALLISTFHVLIYGWKRAFEEEYYRFYTPPNFVLALVLPSIVILEAYANIRGKRKRIHEM
- the STEAP2 gene encoding metalloreductase STEAP2 isoform X2, with amino-acid sequence MPARTWAPPSSSGGDSRIAQPPASLPRGHRPAPRVQPAPRLSPRPVWCLGSMESISMMGSPKNLNETFLPNVANGIKDASKITIGIIGSGDFAKSLTIRLIRCGYHVVVGSRNPKLAAEFFPHVVDVTHHEDAVTKTNIIFVAIHREHYASLWDLKHLLTGKILIDVSNNTRVDQYPDSNAEYLASLFPDSLIVKGFNVVSAWSLQLGPKDASRQVYICSNNVQARHQVIELARQLSFIPIDLGALSSSREIENLPLRLFTLWKGPVVIAISLATFFFIYSFIRDVIHPYVRNQQSDFYKIPIEIVNKTLPIVAITLLSLVYLSGLIAAAYQLYYGTKYRRFPPWLDNWLQCRKQLGLLSFFFATVHVAYSLCLPMRRSERYLFLNMAYQQVHANVENSWNEEEVWRIEMYISFGIMSLGLLSLLAVTSIPSVNNALNWREFSFIQSTLGYVALLISTFHVLIYGWKRAFEEEYYRFYTPPNFVLALVLPSIVILVLVLLSVDTMLAAGAPNFHLCPAVPCIVQKCKFCLL
- the STEAP2 gene encoding metalloreductase STEAP2 isoform X4 — encoded protein: MESISMMGSPKNLNETFLPNVANGIKDASKITIGIIGSGDFAKSLTIRLIRCGYHVVVGSRNPKLAAEFFPHVVDVTHHEDAVTKTNIIFVAIHREHYASLWDLKHLLTGKILIDVSNNTRVDQYPDSNAEYLASLFPDSLIVKGFNVVSAWSLQLGPKDASRQVYICSNNVQARHQVIELARQLSFIPIDLGALSSSREIENLPLRLFTLWKGPVVIAISLATFFFIYSFIRDVIHPYVRNQQSDFYKIPIEIVNKTLPIVAITLLSLVYLSGLIAAAYQLYYGTKYRRFPPWLDNWLQCRKQLGLLSFFFATVHVAYSLCLPMRRSERYLFLNMAYQQVHANVENSWNEEEVWRIEMYISFGIMSLGLLSLLAVTSIPSVNNALNWREFSFIQSTLGYVALLISTFHVLIYGWKRAFEEEYYRFYTPPNFVLALVLPSIVILGKIILLLPCVSRKLRRIRRGWEKSHVIEEASGSVPHLSPERITVM